A section of the Serratia liquefaciens ATCC 27592 genome encodes:
- a CDS encoding cytochrome c: protein MKKRLALLILLVVIIVIAVLWWRENRRYDGPVQQVTASTEQVARGRYLAQAADCAACHTASGGAPLAGGYPLETPFGTIYGSNLTPSADHGIGRWTKDDFFLALTQGVAPGGRHLYPAMPYTSYKGISRQDADDIYAYLMTRPAVDVAIPENDMPFPFNQRMALIGWNLLFRSQAPLPASSQGNSAQWQRGRYLADTLGHCGECHTPRGMLGQMNLGKPMQGGDLGRFMAPDITPHGLAQRGWTPDDLNRFLATGMAPQGSAFSEMHMVVDLSTRHLTPEDHQALATYLMGEQPPAAVPVKIGQGSDAGRISYLDQCSGCHAREGEGKPHVAVAMRDNATLRQPDAKNLIVSVLDGLPAQQFPNGESMQSMPAFGERLDDAQVAELVNYLRVTWGGLPADITAEQVKALRKK from the coding sequence ATGAAAAAACGTCTCGCACTGTTGATCCTGCTGGTGGTCATCATCGTCATCGCCGTGCTGTGGTGGCGTGAAAACCGCCGTTACGATGGCCCGGTGCAGCAGGTAACCGCCAGCACGGAACAGGTTGCCCGCGGTCGCTATCTGGCGCAGGCCGCCGACTGTGCCGCCTGCCATACCGCCAGCGGCGGCGCGCCCTTGGCCGGGGGCTATCCGCTGGAGACGCCGTTCGGCACTATCTATGGCAGTAACCTGACGCCTTCGGCCGATCATGGCATTGGCCGCTGGACCAAAGACGATTTCTTCCTGGCGCTGACTCAGGGTGTGGCACCGGGCGGGCGTCATCTGTACCCGGCGATGCCTTATACTTCGTATAAAGGTATTTCACGCCAGGATGCCGATGACATCTACGCCTATCTGATGACCCGACCGGCGGTGGATGTTGCCATTCCTGAAAACGACATGCCGTTCCCGTTTAATCAACGCATGGCGCTGATCGGTTGGAACCTGCTGTTCCGCAGCCAGGCGCCGTTGCCAGCCAGTTCACAAGGCAATTCGGCGCAGTGGCAACGCGGCCGTTACCTGGCGGATACGCTGGGTCACTGCGGGGAATGCCATACGCCACGCGGCATGCTGGGGCAGATGAATCTTGGCAAGCCGATGCAGGGGGGCGATTTGGGGCGCTTTATGGCACCGGACATCACGCCGCACGGATTGGCCCAGCGCGGCTGGACGCCGGATGACCTCAACCGTTTCCTGGCAACCGGGATGGCACCTCAGGGATCTGCGTTCAGTGAGATGCACATGGTGGTGGATCTCAGCACCCGTCATCTGACGCCGGAAGACCATCAAGCACTGGCGACCTATCTGATGGGTGAACAGCCGCCGGCCGCAGTGCCGGTTAAAATCGGCCAGGGCAGCGATGCCGGGCGTATCAGCTATCTGGATCAGTGCTCCGGCTGCCATGCACGGGAAGGTGAGGGCAAACCACACGTAGCGGTGGCGATGCGCGATAACGCCACGCTGCGCCAACCGGATGCCAAGAATCTGATTGTTTCGGTGCTGGACGGTTTACCGGCGCAGCAATTCCCCAACGGCGAAAGTATGCAGAGCATGCCGGCCTTTGGCGAACGTCTGGACGATGCGCAAGTGGCGGAGCTGGTGAACTATCTGCGCGTAACCTGGGGGGGCTTGCCGGCGGATATCACCGCCGAGCAGGTGAAGGCCCTGCGCAAGAAATAG
- a CDS encoding (2Fe-2S)-binding protein — protein MSIKTQPISLTINEKQYGPIDVPEGLMMIDFLHEYLDLTGSRLGCGQGICHACVAIVDHPSGTSEEVRTCITGAHFFSGKKVRTVEGHAKVDAQGEVVELSPIQQAFLEHYSFQCGYCTPGFVNAATIFVEKLKREPIAREQLESAIEQALDSHICRCTGYVRYYEAVRDVVLKTPGLLKETAQ, from the coding sequence ATGAGCATCAAAACCCAGCCGATTTCCCTGACCATCAACGAAAAGCAATACGGCCCGATCGACGTACCTGAAGGGCTGATGATGATCGATTTCCTGCACGAGTATCTCGACCTGACCGGATCGCGTCTTGGCTGCGGGCAGGGTATCTGCCACGCCTGCGTAGCAATTGTCGATCACCCAAGCGGTACCAGCGAAGAGGTGCGTACCTGTATCACCGGCGCGCACTTCTTCAGCGGCAAAAAAGTCCGCACCGTAGAGGGGCATGCCAAGGTGGACGCGCAGGGCGAAGTGGTGGAGTTGTCACCTATCCAGCAGGCGTTTCTGGAGCATTACAGCTTCCAGTGCGGCTACTGCACACCGGGCTTTGTCAATGCCGCCACCATTTTTGTGGAAAAACTCAAGCGTGAACCCATTGCCCGTGAGCAACTGGAAAGCGCCATTGAGCAGGCGCTGGACAGCCATATCTGCCGCTGTACCGGCTATGTTCGTTACTATGAAGCGGTTCGCGACGTGGTGCTCAAAACCCCGGGCCTGCTGAAGGAGACGGCGCAATGA
- a CDS encoding xanthine dehydrogenase family protein molybdopterin-binding subunit has product MSNFNPSRRRFIKSAVIAGVSVYLAPLYSRAYAALFEQKILQSPNWDAHEKRIRFRIDGRAKVMGQKVFARDIRAVDMPHWPQQQAHAFILRVTQADKLFEGIDLSLLGDDLQPDRLVTAEDLARDGLAFPAFYGDDMLLPIGKTPAYLGQAVAILIYHDFARFRFAKDKLKFREGTIKYGAQTGPLQRDPWGTFRYVRVGGDKPFDDDRFSSLKDTPIFPVSMKKHLPVWPEGREGGKLDQEGMYYAGMIADELKTPPDEWLVMSRRYTTQSVDTSALEPDNANGWFDAETQTLHLVVPTQSPQEVADEMPRMLAKRNPPVKQLILHPCYTVGYGSKDHFNFPYYGAVAAMYGDGHPVRLANDRFEQFQTALKRHAFDMNYRIAVNRQTGVLQSFHGEMTADGGGRSNFTPSVVMVAATAAQSIYYFPKSDLSAVGLASRAIDAGSARGYGTLQSMAATEMMVDELAAELKIDPIEFRLRNVLKSGMKNTQGAIPAGAIRADEVLEKAAKHEMWLQRAKRKAEFESQHPGKRYGVGFGCVQKDFGTGAETSFARVELGEDGRIMLHHSGAEMGTGMSTSQSVLCAQWLGKPADEAHFSVTDWSVLPMVTSGDPYVMSQADQDRLQTNPAWTPSYCSPSSASNSAYYFSHSTREAARLIFDHGLWPAAMAIWQSGPGGGQAAPLVVRREDARWVEGGLTAAGMEVLSLERLAKQLYQMGGIAGAAVHVFNRWQWAEADFTLSGNSERLPIDGLAVRNAGGEFKTLPRNQVYYPPTQRNNAAVTYYSAVGTLAEVAVDIATGQVELLNHHSIMECGNLIVPELVSGQLQGGLAMGIGHALHEYLPLYEDGPGNGTWNFNRYHLPRASDVAVWKQTDDILPALSETDPPKGMAEVVMIPVVAALVNAIADATGHRFRDLPVRAENIREVLQ; this is encoded by the coding sequence ATGAGCAATTTCAACCCGTCGCGGCGTCGCTTTATCAAAAGCGCCGTGATAGCGGGGGTCTCCGTGTACCTCGCGCCCCTGTACAGCCGTGCCTATGCCGCGCTGTTTGAGCAGAAGATCCTCCAGTCCCCGAACTGGGATGCCCACGAGAAACGTATACGCTTTCGTATCGATGGCCGTGCCAAGGTCATGGGGCAGAAGGTCTTTGCCCGTGATATTCGCGCGGTGGATATGCCGCACTGGCCACAGCAGCAGGCGCACGCCTTTATTTTGCGCGTCACTCAAGCAGACAAGCTGTTCGAAGGTATCGATCTCTCATTGCTGGGCGACGACCTGCAGCCCGATCGGCTGGTAACCGCCGAGGATTTGGCGCGCGACGGTCTAGCCTTCCCGGCATTTTACGGCGACGACATGCTGCTGCCGATTGGCAAAACCCCGGCTTACCTGGGCCAGGCGGTGGCAATCCTGATTTATCACGATTTTGCCCGTTTCCGCTTTGCCAAAGACAAGCTGAAATTCCGCGAAGGCACGATTAAATACGGGGCGCAAACCGGTCCGCTGCAGCGCGACCCTTGGGGCACTTTCCGCTATGTGCGGGTGGGGGGAGACAAGCCGTTCGATGACGACCGTTTTTCCAGCCTGAAGGATACCCCGATTTTCCCGGTTTCGATGAAGAAACACCTGCCGGTCTGGCCGGAAGGACGCGAAGGCGGCAAGCTGGATCAGGAAGGCATGTATTACGCCGGCATGATTGCCGATGAGTTGAAAACGCCGCCGGATGAGTGGCTGGTGATGTCACGCCGCTATACCACGCAGTCCGTCGACACCTCCGCGCTGGAGCCGGACAACGCCAACGGCTGGTTCGATGCCGAGACGCAAACGCTGCATCTGGTGGTGCCGACTCAATCGCCGCAGGAAGTGGCCGATGAAATGCCGCGCATGCTGGCAAAACGCAATCCGCCGGTTAAACAGCTGATTCTGCACCCATGCTACACCGTCGGTTACGGCTCGAAAGATCACTTTAATTTCCCGTATTACGGCGCGGTGGCGGCGATGTACGGCGACGGGCACCCGGTTCGGCTGGCCAACGACCGTTTCGAACAGTTCCAGACTGCGCTGAAACGCCATGCCTTCGACATGAATTACCGCATTGCGGTAAACCGCCAAACCGGCGTGCTGCAGTCATTCCATGGTGAGATGACGGCAGACGGCGGTGGCCGCAGCAACTTTACGCCTTCGGTGGTGATGGTGGCGGCGACCGCGGCGCAGTCGATTTATTACTTCCCGAAAAGCGATTTGTCTGCGGTGGGGCTGGCTTCGCGCGCTATCGACGCAGGGTCGGCACGGGGTTACGGCACGCTGCAAAGTATGGCCGCCACCGAGATGATGGTCGATGAGCTGGCTGCCGAACTGAAGATTGACCCGATTGAATTCCGTTTGCGCAACGTACTGAAGTCCGGCATGAAAAATACGCAGGGGGCCATTCCTGCCGGGGCTATTCGCGCCGATGAAGTGCTGGAGAAGGCGGCGAAGCATGAGATGTGGCTGCAACGCGCCAAGCGCAAGGCGGAGTTTGAAAGCCAGCATCCGGGCAAACGCTATGGCGTAGGCTTTGGCTGCGTGCAAAAAGACTTCGGTACCGGTGCCGAAACTTCATTCGCCCGCGTCGAGCTGGGAGAAGACGGGCGCATTATGCTGCATCACAGCGGTGCCGAGATGGGCACCGGCATGTCGACCTCACAATCGGTGTTGTGCGCACAGTGGCTGGGCAAACCGGCAGACGAGGCTCACTTCTCGGTGACCGACTGGTCTGTGCTGCCGATGGTCACCAGTGGCGATCCCTACGTTATGTCGCAGGCCGATCAGGATCGGTTGCAAACCAATCCGGCCTGGACGCCAAGCTACTGCTCACCTTCCAGCGCCAGCAACTCGGCGTATTACTTCTCGCACAGTACGCGCGAAGCGGCGCGGCTGATATTCGATCATGGCCTGTGGCCGGCAGCGATGGCCATTTGGCAATCCGGCCCCGGTGGCGGCCAGGCGGCACCTTTAGTGGTGCGCCGAGAGGATGCGCGTTGGGTGGAGGGGGGATTGACCGCTGCCGGTATGGAGGTGTTGAGCCTGGAGCGGCTGGCAAAACAACTTTACCAGATGGGCGGGATCGCAGGCGCGGCGGTGCACGTATTCAACCGCTGGCAGTGGGCGGAAGCGGACTTTACCCTGAGCGGCAATAGCGAACGCCTGCCGATTGATGGCCTGGCTGTGCGCAACGCCGGTGGCGAGTTCAAAACGCTGCCACGTAATCAGGTCTATTATCCCCCGACTCAACGCAATAACGCGGCGGTGACCTATTACAGTGCCGTCGGAACCCTGGCGGAAGTGGCGGTGGATATCGCCACCGGCCAGGTAGAACTGCTGAATCACCATTCGATCATGGAGTGCGGCAACCTGATTGTGCCGGAACTGGTTTCCGGCCAGTTGCAGGGCGGGTTGGCGATGGGAATTGGTCATGCACTGCACGAATATTTACCGCTGTACGAAGACGGGCCCGGTAACGGTACCTGGAACTTTAACCGTTACCACCTGCCACGCGCCAGCGATGTGGCGGTCTGGAAGCAGACCGATGACATCCTGCCCGCGTTGTCGGAAACCGATCCGCCCAAAGGCATGGCCGAAGTGGTGATGATCCCGGTGGTCGCGGCCCTGGTCAACGCCATCGCCGACGCCACTGGCCACCGTTTCCGTGATTTGCCCGTTCGTGCAGAAAATATTCGTGAGGTATTACAATGA
- a CDS encoding nucleotidyltransferase family protein, which translates to MTTGIVIAAAGRGERFSQAGGAGNKLNAEFADATGRQRSLFEQTLRQALASGLPLWVVTRPDNRQVQQICAAYQVPVTLLASVGLGDSIAAGVNATPHWQGWLVHLADMPFVTPAVFQQVASALQHHAIVRPRFEQQPGHPVGFSALLRKQLSQLRGDNGARDLLKEQAVHWLYLDQPTVVQDIDLPSQLPASE; encoded by the coding sequence ATGACAACAGGCATAGTGATCGCCGCTGCCGGACGTGGAGAACGCTTCTCTCAGGCCGGTGGCGCAGGCAATAAATTAAATGCCGAGTTTGCGGATGCCACAGGCCGCCAACGTTCGCTATTTGAACAAACGCTGCGTCAAGCGTTGGCTTCCGGCCTGCCCCTATGGGTGGTCACCCGGCCAGACAACCGCCAGGTTCAACAGATTTGCGCCGCCTATCAGGTTCCGGTCACGCTGCTGGCCAGCGTCGGCCTTGGCGATTCCATTGCCGCCGGCGTTAACGCCACGCCGCACTGGCAAGGCTGGTTGGTTCATTTGGCGGATATGCCGTTCGTTACCCCGGCGGTTTTCCAGCAGGTAGCCAGCGCGTTGCAGCACCACGCCATTGTCCGTCCCCGTTTTGAACAACAGCCGGGTCACCCGGTTGGGTTTTCCGCTCTATTGCGCAAACAACTGAGCCAATTACGTGGCGATAATGGTGCACGCGATCTGCTTAAAGAGCAGGCGGTACACTGGCTTTATCTTGATCAACCCACTGTCGTGCAGGATATAGATCTTCCGTCGCAGCTACCGGCCAGCGAGTAA
- a CDS encoding XdhC family protein — MQHLDITVVSQAINWLKQQPVWLCTVLSTYGSSPRSPGALLAATQDGHYCGSLSGGCVEEDFLRRLAAGEYQAASQVIRYGEGGLEPNVALPCGGVLEVLIEYLPAGDESIDYLTTLAGALNGHHALVKRLTLPDACGSLTLTDFASATQVERRGPQITLHIAAAPRLLIAGLSSVALYCADFASSLGFEVLVCENRPEALENFAPQLRSNVTLLRQFPAKFIEDGGCHANTAIVALTHDPRMDDLTLMEAIHTPAFYIGAMGSLRNSARRRQRLQQIAEFSPQELERIHAPIGLPLGSKTPAEIALAVMADIVQQKNRSATPLSQGESPAPGVGAQDAAPPAHLANS; from the coding sequence ATGCAACATCTCGATATCACCGTGGTCAGCCAGGCGATAAACTGGCTGAAACAACAACCGGTGTGGCTGTGCACCGTGCTGAGCACTTACGGCTCCTCGCCGCGATCGCCGGGGGCGCTGTTGGCCGCCACGCAGGACGGACATTATTGCGGCTCGCTGTCCGGGGGATGCGTGGAAGAAGACTTTCTGCGGCGCCTGGCGGCCGGGGAGTATCAGGCTGCCAGCCAGGTCATTCGTTACGGTGAGGGCGGTCTGGAGCCCAACGTAGCGCTGCCCTGCGGCGGCGTGCTGGAGGTGCTGATTGAGTATTTGCCGGCGGGCGACGAGAGCATCGATTACCTGACAACCCTCGCCGGCGCGTTAAACGGACACCATGCGCTGGTCAAACGCCTCACTTTGCCGGATGCCTGCGGCAGCCTGACGTTGACCGATTTCGCCAGTGCGACCCAGGTGGAACGCCGCGGCCCGCAAATTACCCTGCATATTGCCGCAGCCCCGCGTTTGCTGATCGCCGGTCTTTCCAGCGTGGCATTGTACTGCGCCGATTTCGCCAGTTCGCTGGGGTTTGAAGTGTTAGTGTGCGAGAACCGTCCGGAGGCGCTGGAAAATTTCGCCCCGCAGCTGAGATCCAACGTGACGCTACTGCGTCAGTTTCCTGCCAAGTTTATTGAAGACGGCGGCTGTCACGCCAATACTGCGATTGTCGCGCTGACGCACGATCCCCGCATGGACGATCTGACGCTAATGGAGGCTATCCATACCCCGGCGTTTTATATCGGCGCCATGGGATCGTTGCGCAACAGCGCGCGTCGCCGCCAACGCCTGCAGCAGATTGCCGAATTCAGTCCACAAGAGCTGGAGCGAATTCATGCCCCGATTGGCTTACCGCTCGGCAGCAAGACCCCGGCTGAAATCGCGCTGGCGGTGATGGCAGATATCGTGCAGCAAAAGAACCGCTCTGCCACCCCGCTCAGTCAAGGGGAGTCACCGGCACCAGGTGTTGGAGCTCAAGATGCAGCTCCTCCCGCTCATTTAGCGAATAGTTGA